The genomic window ATTTAGATAACATATCTACAATTTCTAATGCTTGTTCTCCTGAATCAGGTTGACTTATTAATAATTTTTCAACATCAACACCGATTTTTCCTGCATATACTGGATCAATCGAATGTTCAGCATCAATAAATGCTGCTATTCCGCCTTTTTTTTGAATTTCCGCAACCGCATGTAAACATAAAGTGGTTTTTCCTGAACTTTCTGGTCCATAAATTTCAATAATTCTTCCTTTCGGTCAACCACCTATTCCTAAAATATCATTTAATTTAAAACTTCCACTTGAAAAAGTATCAACGTCTGCGTGTGGTACATCCCCTAAATACATAATTGATTCATTCCCGAATTTTTTACTAATTTCTAAAATAGCTTCATCAATAATTTTTTTCTTATCGCTCATATAAACCTCCATAATAATATGAATGTTTATTCAGAAGTGAACAAAAAATGAACAAAAAGAATAAAAAAGCCTCCCGGCTTTTATTATTTACGTAAATTAAGTTCTTTAATACATCTATTGTATTCTTCTAAATCTTTTGATTTTAAGTGATCAAGTAATACACGACGTTTATTGATTTTAGCCATAAATCCACGACGTGAGTGTTTGTCTTTTGGATTTTTTAAGAAATGTGGTTTTAATGATTCGATATCTTCAGTTAAAATAGCAATTTGAACAAAAGTATTTCCTGTGTCTTTTGCGTTTTTTCCGTATTTCTTAACTAATCCTAATTTTGTTTCATTAGAAATCATAATTTTGTCTCCTATTTTTAAATTATGTTTTATCCAAGTGTTAAACTTATTTATCACCTAGTATAAAAATTTGCAATTAAGAAAATGCTTATAAATTATATACTATTATCATTAATAATAAAATTTTTTACTTCAAGTACATCTTCGCTTGTTAATTTATCATTTTGTGAGTTGGTTATTAACCTAATTTCTGAATATATGATTAACTTGGCTGCCACATTTTCAATTTCAAATGCTTTTATATCAATAAGCTTAAAATGAAAATTATTCCTCAAACTTATATGTAAGACGCAATAATATTTAATTTTGTTTACAATGAGCGCTGCCGCATAAATTCCTGAATGAATTTCAATAATATCATTATTTATTGATAATTCAAGATTAGATTTAATTTTGCATGTCAATAAGTACTCTCGCGTTAATAAAGAATTCAAAAACTTAATTTGCCCAAAATTCAATAATTCTTTTAAGTTTTTAGTCCCGATTTTTATATCTTTATATTTTAATAAATCTAAATCAATTACATTCATATTTTTAAAGTTATCTTTTAGTTTTGATGTATCTCATTTAGCAGACTTTCCAAATTTAAAGTCTTTCCCACAAATAATTGAACAATTATTTTTATTATTTGTTAATCTTTCTATAAATACATCACCTTCAAGAAGTGAAATTTTACTAAAATCTAATTCAATCACTTTATCAATTTCATTAAATGTGCTGAAGATATATCTTTTTGCGTCATTATCACAAAATAGTCCATCTTTCATTTTGAACATTGTTGTTTCATTCTTGAAATAAACCAAAACAATTTGTTCATTTTTTTTAATTTCAGCTGCTTTTTTCAATAATTGATAATGTCCTAAATGGAATGACTCGAATGCACCGATTACATATATTATATTTTCTGTGGGTTTTCAGCTATCTAATTCATAAATTTCTAGTGGTTTCATTTTATATCAACTTTAACTCTTTAAGTTTTAAATATGCTCCGTCATATTCGCAATCAAGAGCAACATCATCAGCAACACTTTTAATTCTTCAATTTGCTCTTTCCATAGCAACACCATAAACAGCATCACGAATCATTTCAAAATCGTTAGATGAATCACCAAAAGCAATTAAATTATCATTTGAATAACCGATTTTTTTTGTTAATAATTCTAAAGTTGAACTTTTTGTTGTTTTTTTAGGACCTATGAATATACCTCTACTTCAAGTAGAATTTATTTCCATATTTAAATTATTTTTATTTATAAATTCATTAATCAAATCGACTTTATTTGAAATATTTTCTCCACTTAAAGTGATTACGTAAATTCTTTTATCAATTACTTTGTTAAAATCTAATTCCTCATATTTACTTATATTAGGTCTAATGAATCAAGTGTCTAAATTAGTATTTTTAGAATAATATGATTTATTTACATCTGTTATTATGAAATTAAAATTATCATTATAAAATTCATCATAAAGTATTTTTACTTCATTTAAGTTTAAACCAACTTCATAAATAATTTCATTTTTATTACAATCAAGTATGAATGAACCGTTAGCTCCAATAAAATAATCTGGTTTCAATTGCTCTAAAAAATCACAAATTGTTGAAAATTCTCTAGCAGTCGCTAGTATTGAGACAATCCCATTTTTTCTTAAAAGCGAAAATGCATCAATAGTTTTTTGACTGAATTTTGTATTTCCATTTGGGAGAATTGTACCATCAATATCAAATGCAGCACATTTTATAATATTTTTAAGATTTTTCATAATACCTCACTTTAGAAAATAAATTATATCTTATTAGGGAAAATCTTTTTAACAATAAGCTCATTGTTAAAAATTTTTGCAACCCCGCCAATTTCATTAGTATCTCCATTGATTAATAAAACTACTTCATCATTTTTATTATTTATATTAGTTAATTTATTACCGTTTTTCAAATATTCTCTTTGCTTTTGATTGTATATAAATATTGGTAAGTTTAAAATATCTTTGTAATTTATTTCGGCAAATTCCTTACCATTCAACATACTTATATGCAAAACACCGATACCATTTCTTTCTAATTTTGTCATTGTTGAATAATTTTTGCAAAGAAGACCTAAATCATTAACTAAACTTCTAATATAACAACCCTCAGAAACCTTAAAATAAATTCTATAAGTCTGTTTTGCGAAGTCAAAACTCAATAATTTATAGTCAAATATTTTAATTTTCTGTTCTTTTATTTCAAAATCCATGTCATTTCTAGCAAGTTCATATGCTCTTACTCCATTAATTTTTTTTGCAGAAAATTTTGGCGGCACTTGGCTTCTTGTTTCACTTAATTCTTCAAGTTTTTTGTTTAAAACTTCTTCAGTGACTTTATTGTCTGTAATATTTATAACCTTACCTAAAATGTCATATGTATCAGTTTCATATCCAAAAACACCTTCAACTATATATTCTTTAGTTTTATTTGAGATATACTCTAATAATTTTGTGTCCTCATCAGTTGCTGCAAGCAACAACCCTTCAGCTAGAGGGTCAAGAGTTCCACTATGCCCTATTTTTTTAATTTTATTTTCTCTTCTAAATTTGCTTATTGCTTCAAATGAACTAATTCCAGTTTTTTTGTGTATTAAATAAAACATATTCTCCTTTTTCTATAGTTATATTATAAATAAAAAACCACCAAATTGGTGGTTTGCATTTCTATTAAGTTTATGTTTTTATTATTAATTAAACTAATTCAATGATTGCCATACGTGTATTATCACCTAAACGTGCAGGTAATTTAATAATTCTTGTGTATCCACCATTTCTTTCTTGGTATTTTGGTGCAATATTTGAAAATAAATGTGTAAGTACTTCAACGTTTTCTTTTGTTTTAATTGGGCGTAAATAAGCAGCAACAGCACGACGATTTGCTAAAGTTGGATTTTTAGCTTTTTGAATCATTCTTTCAGCGTGTTTACGTAATTCTTTTGCTCTTGTTAAAGTTGTTGTTATTCTTCCATTAACAAATAATTCACTTGTTAATGAACGCATAACTCCATTTCTTCATTTAGTATCACGTGAGTAAATTTGTTTTGGGTTAGCCATTATTCATCTCCTTTTTTAAGTGTAAATCCAAACTCTTGAAGTTTTTGTACTATTTCTTCTAATGATTTTTTACCTAAGTTCTTTGTTTGTTCAAGCTCATCATATGTCATTTCGATAATATCTGAAACTTTTGTTTTATTTATTCTTCTTAATGCATTTAATGAACGTACAGAAAGATTTAATTGGTTGATATCAAGATCTGCTTCATTTTCTTGTGGTTCCTCTTCGACTTCATCTGCGAAAACATCAACTTTCATTTCATCAGTGTTTCCTATAACCATAAAGTGTGCAATTAAAATTTCTGAAGCTTGCTTAATAGCTTGTTCGGCTTTGACTGTTCCATCAGTAATTAATGTAAAATCTAGTCTTTCTTCAACTTTAGCGCTAGATGAGTTTAATTCTTCAACCTTGTAGTTAACAAGTTTGATTGGAGAGAATTTTGAATCAACAGCGATAAACTTACCTTTTTTAATTTTTGAATTAGCTGCTAATTCACCTTCAAGTTTATTAACAATTAATTTGTTTTCTTCACTTGATAAAAATCCACGACCTGGTCTTATAAACATTTCAATTTTTAACGAGTTAACCGCACTAACATCAGCAATGTGAATGTTGTGGTCGATGATTTCAACATTTGGATTGTCAACAACTGTTAAATATCTTGATGTAATTTCGCCAACTTCATCTGCTTTAAGTTCAACCTTGATGATTTCATCATCATTAACTAATTCAGAATCATATTTAAATCTTACTTCTCTTAAATTCATAATTAGTGATGGAACATCTTCAACCACACCAGGAATTCCTTGGAATTCATGATTAACACCTTCTATTTTAATACAGAATGGGGCTAAAGAAGTGATATTTGATAATAAAACTCTTCTTAAAGCAACACCAAGTGTATTTCCAAATCCTCTTTCTAATGGTTGTAAACTGAATGTAGTTTCAAAATCACTTACTTTGTTTAATGAAGGAACTTTAAGATAATCTAATCTTTTCATCTTTTCCATTTAAGATACCTACTTTCTTATCATTAATAATAGTACTTTTATTTCTTAGCACGTTTTAGAATACGCTTAGGAGGTCTTGTTCCGTTGTGAGGAACAGGTGTAACATCCTTAATTTCTGTAACTGTGATACCTGAAACTTCGATTTGTTTTCTTGCAGCATCTTTTCCAGCTCCAAGACCTTTAAGTTCAACTTTAACAGATTTAATACCGTGTTCTTTAGCAGCTTCAGCCGCTGCTTGAGCTGCTAGACCTGCAGCATAAGGTGTTTTTTTCTTAGTACCTTTGTAACCAATAGCACCAGCTGATGATCATGCTATAACATTACCTTGTTCATCTGAAAATGTAACAATTGTGTTTTGGTTGGTTGAATGAATATGTGCAATACCTGTTGTAATATTCTTTTTCTTAGTTTTACGAGCCATATATTATTTACCTTTCTTTCCAGCAACTGTTTTTCTAGGTCCTTTACGTGTACGAGCATTCTTTTTAGTTGATTGTCCACGTACAGGTAATCCTTTACGGTGTCTAATTCCACGGTAACATTTAATTTCCATTAAACGTTTAATGTTTAAGTTAACTTCTCTACGTAAATCACCTTCTGTTGTATAGTGTTTAGCTGCTTCACGAATTTTTGATAATTCATCTTCTGATAAGCTCTTTACACGAGCATCTTCACTTATTCCTGCTTCAGCACAAATCTTTTTAGCTAAGCTTGGTCCGATACCATAAATATATGTTAATGACACAACAACACGTTTGTCATTAGGAATTTCAACGTTTAAAATTCTGGCCATCTTATCTCCTATCCTTGTCTTTGTTTGTGTTTAGGTAATTCACAAATTACTCTAATAACACCTTTACGTTTAATAATTTTGCAATCTTTACACATTCTTTTAACACTAGCTCTAACTTTCATTTTAGCTCCTTTAATTATTTGTGTCTGTAAACGATACGTCCTTGAGTTAAATCATATGGACTAATATCAACATCTACTTTATCACCAGGTAAAATTCTTATGTGATTAACTCTCATTTTACCTGAAATATAAACTTTCATAGTCATGCCGTTTTCTAATTCTACTTCATATGAATCAGTAGAATAAACAGTTTTAACCACTCCAGTCATCTTTATTGCGTCTTTTGCCAATTTAGATTCCTTTCGTTAAAACTACACCTTTTCCATTTTTAATCAAAACAGTATGTTCATAATGTGCTGTATTAGAACCATCAGTTGAAACAACTGTTCATCCATCTTTTAGAATTTTGATCTTTTTGGTTTGAGTAATCATAGGTTCGATGCAAATAACCATCCCATCCTTTAATAATGGACCAGTATTTTTCTTACCTCTATTAGGAACATTTGGATCCTCATGAAGTTGAAGCCCAATTCCATGACCACAAAAATCATCAGGTGTGAAAAAATTATTTTTCTTAATAACCTCTCAAATAGCAGCTGAAATATCACCTACTCTTGCTCCAGGTTTTATAGCGTTAAGACCTGCTTCAAAAGATTGTTTTGCAACTAAAATTAGCTTTTTATCAGTTTCACTAATTTCCCCTATACCTTTTGTGAAAGCACTATCACTGTTGTAACCTTGTCAGATACAACCCAAATCAACGCTAACTAGGTCCCCATCTTTAACTATATAGTCAGAAGGAATACCATGGATCAATTCATCATTTACGGATATACAAGCAGTTGCAGGAAAGCCGTATAATCCTTTAAATGCCGGAACGGCACCTCTCTTTACTATTTCTTTAAAAGCTAATTGATCAATTTCTTTTAAAGAAACCCCTGGTCTTACGAAATCTCAAACAATTTGTTTGACTTCTGCCAAGATTTTACATGATTTGGTAATTTTATCTATTGCACTTTTATCTTTTATTAAAGAAATAATAAATCCTAAATATGTTAATTATTATGTTTTAAATTGTATTACTATTTAATTTTTTTCAAAACACTATCTGCAACATTTTCTGGAGCGTCAATAGCTTCTACCACAATCAATCTGTTTGCATTTTTAAAATAATCAATTAATGGATTTGTTTGTTCATTATAAATTTCTAATCTTTTGATAATTGAACTAGGTTGATCGTCTTTACGTTGTTCTAAATCGCCACCACAATTTTCACATTTATCACCCTTTGAACTTGGTTTAAATTTAACATGATACCCAGTTGAACACTTTGAACAAGTTCTTCTTCCAGATAATCTTTCTAAAATAACTGATTCTGGAGCATACAATTCAACCACTTTATAATCAAAGTTTTCGATTGTTTCTAAAAATTTTGCTTGATCAATTGTTCTTGGAAAACCATCAAGAATTATTTTTGTATTTGCTTTAATTGTTTCATCTATTTTATTTTTAACAATTCTGTTTGTTATTTCATCAGGAACATAACCACCAGTTGTAACAATTTCTTGCACTTTCAATCCTAATTCAGTTTTGTTCTTTATTTCGTTTCTAAATATATTGCCTGTAGAAACATGTTCTAAATCTGTTAAATTAGCGATAATTGAAGCTACTGTTCCTTTTCCAACACCAGGAGCTCCTAAAAAAATTAAATTACAATTTTGTTTTATCATAATAAACCATCTCCATTTACATTTTTAGAGTTAAAGTTAGCTTTAGTAACTCTTTTAGCTTTAGCAAGCTTAACAGTTTTATTTCTTGCTTTTAATTGAGTTATTGTTTCGATGGCTACGGAAACTAAAATCATTAAACCGGTTCCACCGAAAGCAATTTGAGCAGGTAAAATGCCTAAAATAACTTGTACATGCTGCATACTTGCTAAAATAACAAGATAGAAGGCACTAAACAAACTCAATCTAAATACAACACCAATTAAATAATCTTGTGTTTCTTCACCAGGTCTAACACCAGGAATAAATGTTGAATTTTTAGCAAAATCTTCGGCTATTTTATCAACTTTTGATTGTTGTATTCCCATCAATAATGAGAAAACAAATGTTATAACAACTAATAATCCTAAACCGAATGGTTGAGTGAATTGTAAATTATGTTTAATTCATCAAGCACCATAATTATCTTTAGGTAGAATATTAGCGATCATTGTCGGGAAAGAAATAACCATCATTGCA from Mycoplasma anserisalpingitidis includes these protein-coding regions:
- the truB gene encoding tRNA pseudouridine(55) synthase TruB, which translates into the protein MFYLIHKKTGISSFEAISKFRRENKIKKIGHSGTLDPLAEGLLLAATDEDTKLLEYISNKTKEYIVEGVFGYETDTYDILGKVINITDNKVTEEVLNKKLEELSETRSQVPPKFSAKKINGVRAYELARNDMDFEIKEQKIKIFDYKLLSFDFAKQTYRIYFKVSEGCYIRSLVNDLGLLCKNYSTMTKLERNGIGVLHISMLNGKEFAEINYKDILNLPIFIYNQKQREYLKNGNKLTNINNKNDEVVLLINGDTNEIGGVAKIFNNELIVKKIFPNKI
- a CDS encoding YcsE-related riboflavin metabolism phosphatase — translated: MKNLKNIIKCAAFDIDGTILPNGNTKFSQKTIDAFSLLRKNGIVSILATAREFSTICDFLEQLKPDYFIGANGSFILDCNKNEIIYEVGLNLNEVKILYDEFYNDNFNFIITDVNKSYYSKNTNLDTWFIRPNISKYEELDFNKVIDKRIYVITLSGENISNKVDLINEFINKNNLNMEINSTWSRGIFIGPKKTTKSSTLELLTKKIGYSNDNLIAFGDSSNDFEMIRDAVYGVAMERANWRIKSVADDVALDCEYDGAYLKLKELKLI
- a CDS encoding FAD synthase, producing the protein MKPLEIYELDSWKPTENIIYVIGAFESFHLGHYQLLKKAAEIKKNEQIVLVYFKNETTMFKMKDGLFCDNDAKRYIFSTFNEIDKVIELDFSKISLLEGDVFIERLTNNKNNCSIICGKDFKFGKSAKWDTSKLKDNFKNMNVIDLDLLKYKDIKIGTKNLKELLNFGQIKFLNSLLTREYLLTCKIKSNLELSINNDIIEIHSGIYAAALIVNKIKYYCVLHISLRNNFHFKLIDIKAFEIENVAAKLIIYSEIRLITNSQNDKLTSEDVLEVKNFIINDNSI
- the map gene encoding type I methionyl aminopeptidase, encoding MTYLGFIISLIKDKSAIDKITKSCKILAEVKQIVWDFVRPGVSLKEIDQLAFKEIVKRGAVPAFKGLYGFPATACISVNDELIHGIPSDYIVKDGDLVSVDLGCIWQGYNSDSAFTKGIGEISETDKKLILVAKQSFEAGLNAIKPGARVGDISAAIWEVIKKNNFFTPDDFCGHGIGLQLHEDPNVPNRGKKNTGPLLKDGMVICIEPMITQTKKIKILKDGWTVVSTDGSNTAHYEHTVLIKNGKGVVLTKGI
- the rpsK gene encoding 30S ribosomal protein S11, giving the protein MARKTKKKNITTGIAHIHSTNQNTIVTFSDEQGNVIAWSSAGAIGYKGTKKKTPYAAGLAAQAAAEAAKEHGIKSVKVELKGLGAGKDAARKQIEVSGITVTEIKDVTPVPHNGTRPPKRILKRAKK
- a CDS encoding adenylate kinase family protein; the protein is MIKQNCNLIFLGAPGVGKGTVASIIANLTDLEHVSTGNIFRNEIKNKTELGLKVQEIVTTGGYVPDEITNRIVKNKIDETIKANTKIILDGFPRTIDQAKFLETIENFDYKVVELYAPESVILERLSGRRTCSKCSTGYHVKFKPSSKGDKCENCGGDLEQRKDDQPSSIIKRLEIYNEQTNPLIDYFKNANRLIVVEAIDAPENVADSVLKKIK
- the rpsM gene encoding 30S ribosomal protein S13, whose amino-acid sequence is MARILNVEIPNDKRVVVSLTYIYGIGPSLAKKICAEAGISEDARVKSLSEDELSKIREAAKHYTTEGDLRREVNLNIKRLMEIKCYRGIRHRKGLPVRGQSTKKNARTRKGPRKTVAGKKGK
- a CDS encoding DNA-directed RNA polymerase subunit alpha, with protein sequence MEKMKRLDYLKVPSLNKVSDFETTFSLQPLERGFGNTLGVALRRVLLSNITSLAPFCIKIEGVNHEFQGIPGVVEDVPSLIMNLREVRFKYDSELVNDDEIIKVELKADEVGEITSRYLTVVDNPNVEIIDHNIHIADVSAVNSLKIEMFIRPGRGFLSSEENKLIVNKLEGELAANSKIKKGKFIAVDSKFSPIKLVNYKVEELNSSSAKVEERLDFTLITDGTVKAEQAIKQASEILIAHFMVIGNTDEMKVDVFADEVEEEPQENEADLDINQLNLSVRSLNALRRINKTKVSDIIEMTYDELEQTKNLGKKSLEEIVQKLQEFGFTLKKGDE
- the rpsO gene encoding 30S ribosomal protein S15, with translation MISNETKLGLVKKYGKNAKDTGNTFVQIAILTEDIESLKPHFLKNPKDKHSRRGFMAKINKRRVLLDHLKSKDLEEYNRCIKELNLRK
- the rplQ gene encoding 50S ribosomal protein L17 encodes the protein MANPKQIYSRDTKWRNGVMRSLTSELFVNGRITTTLTRAKELRKHAERMIQKAKNPTLANRRAVAAYLRPIKTKENVEVLTHLFSNIAPKYQERNGGYTRIIKLPARLGDNTRMAIIELV
- the infA gene encoding translation initiation factor IF-1 produces the protein MTGVVKTVYSTDSYEVELENGMTMKVYISGKMRVNHIRILPGDKVDVDISPYDLTQGRIVYRHK
- the rpmJ gene encoding 50S ribosomal protein L36, coding for MKVRASVKRMCKDCKIIKRKGVIRVICELPKHKQRQG